From a single Cydia amplana chromosome 10, ilCydAmpl1.1, whole genome shotgun sequence genomic region:
- the LOC134651689 gene encoding uncharacterized protein LOC134651689, with protein MVERLNLSLDTVSEWGAANLVRFNATKTQACLFTAKRSQFTLAPTFQNVSLPVTNHLELLGLSLKPNLNFGSTIESRAKTAAKKLGVLFKVRRYFTPNQLLSLYQAQVRSCMEYCCHLWDGSAKYQLAALDSIERRAHRLLGDDPAVKSKLQSLDHRRRVACLSVFYRIHSGECAQELHDLIPPSPFHHRTSRRGERMHPYLRVTTFKPEVFDEPRT; from the coding sequence ATGGTGGAGCGGTTGAATTTGTCCTTGGATACCGTGTCCGAATGGGGCGCGGCCAACTTGGTTAGATTCAACGCCACAAAAACACAGGCGTGCCTATTCACCGCAAAACGGAGCCAGTTCACCTTGGCTCCCACTTTCCAGAATGTGTCCCTTCCCGTGACCAACCATCTTGAGCTTCTTGGTCTAAGTCTAAAACCCAACCTAAACTTCGGGTCGACTATTGAGTCCAGGGCTAAAACTGCTGCCAAGAAACTTGGTGTCCTATTTAAGGTGAGGCGGTACTTCACGCCGAATCAGCTTCTCTCCCTATACCAAGCACAGGTCCGCTCGTGCATGGAATACTGCTGCCACCTTTGGGACGGTTCCGCCAAGTATCAGCTGGCGGCCCTGGACTCAATAGAGCGCCGGGCTCATAGACTTTTAGGTGATGACCCAGCTGTCAAATCAAAGTTACAGAGCCTCGATCATCGCCGACGAGTCGCATGTCTATCGGTGTTCTATCGGATACATTCTGGAGAATGCGCACAAGAGCTGCATGACCTGATTCCACCTTCCCCTTTCCATCATCGGACGTCCAGGCGCGGGGAGCGAATGCACCC